From Rhodamnia argentea isolate NSW1041297 chromosome 10, ASM2092103v1, whole genome shotgun sequence, a single genomic window includes:
- the LOC115742770 gene encoding uncharacterized protein LOC115742770 isoform X1 gives MRRGSFGGMGGGSNSMFRTLGRSVIRAGGAGGGGFQESFAASSNSSPTSPRSASGSGHKLSSSHQLSLSSAASPFTPCNTVPVSAASGVATWLPFAPSSEVDDYEWVYGDGNEDERRSLHFDDFVLGSVPSTDEVHGAVSAIQQVFDSGPYSQYVRDRFSPYVDKDLTDQVKNASNLLPRVSSSGSEMDWIEPAVHLCNSGALQPYERVCDAFHLLQRDPSVQRMVISLSSDKAVWDAVLNNEVVKELRESCQAAEITSIPDISSDESSIDSNGVVNVVRWMFDNTVAKVTELVEKITKLVGDLFQMPPNEEAASSGHADPFEEKLRMSFLLSVVVLLVIAVTRAHNA, from the exons ATGAGAAGAGGTTCATTCGGTGGCATGGGAGGTGGGAGCAACAGCATGTTTAGGACTCTCGGTCGGTCGGTCATCCGAGCTGGCGGTGCCGGCGGCGGCGGGTTTCAAGAATCCTTCGCTGCTTCCTCTAATTCCTCTCCTACTTCTCCCAGAAGTGCCTCTGGCTCTGGCCACAAGCTCAGCTCTAGCCAccagctttctctctcctctgctgCTTCGCCCTTCACTCCATGTAACACCGTCCCTGTATCTGCCGCTTCTGGCGTGGCGACGTGGCTACCATTTGCCCCTTCGTCCGAGGTCGATGATTACGAGTGGGTGTACGGTGACGGGAATGAAGACGAAAGGAGGAGCCTTCACTTCGATGATTTTGTTCTTGGGTCTGTTCCTTCCACCGACGAGGTTCACGGTGCCGTTTCTGCTATTCAACA GGTTTTTGATTCTGGGCCATACTCTCAGTATGTCCGGGACAGATTCAGTCCATATGTGGACAAGGATTTAACAGATCAGGTGAAAAACGCCTCTAATTTGCTGCCTCGAGTTTCTTCTTCTGGATCAGAGATGGATTGGATAGAGCCTGCTGTTCATCTTTGTAACTCTGGAGCATTGCAACCTTATGAACGAGTATGCGACGCTTTCCACTTGCTGCAGAGGGACCCATCTGTTCAG AGGATGGTTATTTCACTGTCATCAGATAAAGCTGTCTGGGATGCTGTTTTGAATAATGAGGTAGTCAAGGAGCTCAGAGAATCATGCCAAGCAG CGGAAATTACTAGTATTCCAGATATAAGTTCGGATGAGAGCTCCATTGATTCCAATGGAGTGGTCAATGTGGTAAGGTGGATGTTTGACAACACTGTCGCAAAAGTCACGGAACTGGTCGAGAAGATCACAAAGCTAGTTGGTGACTTGTTCCAGATGCCTCCAAATGAGGAGGCCGCCTCATCAGGACATGCTGACCCCTTTGAGGAAAAGTTGAGAATGTCGTTTCTGCTATCCGTCGTGGTCCTCCTGGTCATAGCTGTGACTCGAGCTCACAACGCTTGA
- the LOC115742770 gene encoding uncharacterized protein LOC115742770 isoform X2: protein MRRGSFGGMGGGSNSMFRTLGRSVIRAGGAGGGGFQESFAASSNSSPTSPRSASGSGHKLSSSHQLSLSSAASPFTPCNTVPVSAASGVATWLPFAPSSEVDDYEWVYGDGNEDERRSLHFDDFVLGSVPSTDEVHGAVSAIQQVFDSGPYSQYVRDRFSPYVDKDLTDQVKNASNLLPRVSSSGSEMDWIEPAVHLCNSGALQPYERVCDAFHLLQRDPSVQRMVISLSSDKAVWDAVLNNEVVKELRESCQAEITSIPDISSDESSIDSNGVVNVVRWMFDNTVAKVTELVEKITKLVGDLFQMPPNEEAASSGHADPFEEKLRMSFLLSVVVLLVIAVTRAHNA from the exons ATGAGAAGAGGTTCATTCGGTGGCATGGGAGGTGGGAGCAACAGCATGTTTAGGACTCTCGGTCGGTCGGTCATCCGAGCTGGCGGTGCCGGCGGCGGCGGGTTTCAAGAATCCTTCGCTGCTTCCTCTAATTCCTCTCCTACTTCTCCCAGAAGTGCCTCTGGCTCTGGCCACAAGCTCAGCTCTAGCCAccagctttctctctcctctgctgCTTCGCCCTTCACTCCATGTAACACCGTCCCTGTATCTGCCGCTTCTGGCGTGGCGACGTGGCTACCATTTGCCCCTTCGTCCGAGGTCGATGATTACGAGTGGGTGTACGGTGACGGGAATGAAGACGAAAGGAGGAGCCTTCACTTCGATGATTTTGTTCTTGGGTCTGTTCCTTCCACCGACGAGGTTCACGGTGCCGTTTCTGCTATTCAACA GGTTTTTGATTCTGGGCCATACTCTCAGTATGTCCGGGACAGATTCAGTCCATATGTGGACAAGGATTTAACAGATCAGGTGAAAAACGCCTCTAATTTGCTGCCTCGAGTTTCTTCTTCTGGATCAGAGATGGATTGGATAGAGCCTGCTGTTCATCTTTGTAACTCTGGAGCATTGCAACCTTATGAACGAGTATGCGACGCTTTCCACTTGCTGCAGAGGGACCCATCTGTTCAG AGGATGGTTATTTCACTGTCATCAGATAAAGCTGTCTGGGATGCTGTTTTGAATAATGAGGTAGTCAAGGAGCTCAGAGAATCATGCCAAGCAG AAATTACTAGTATTCCAGATATAAGTTCGGATGAGAGCTCCATTGATTCCAATGGAGTGGTCAATGTGGTAAGGTGGATGTTTGACAACACTGTCGCAAAAGTCACGGAACTGGTCGAGAAGATCACAAAGCTAGTTGGTGACTTGTTCCAGATGCCTCCAAATGAGGAGGCCGCCTCATCAGGACATGCTGACCCCTTTGAGGAAAAGTTGAGAATGTCGTTTCTGCTATCCGTCGTGGTCCTCCTGGTCATAGCTGTGACTCGAGCTCACAACGCTTGA
- the LOC115742770 gene encoding uncharacterized protein LOC115742770 isoform X3: MRRGSFGGMGGGSNSMFRTLGRSVIRAGGAGGGGFQESFAASSNSSPTSPRSASGSGHKLSSSHQLSLSSAASPFTPCNTVPVSAASGVATWLPFAPSSEVDDYEWVYGDGNEDERRSLHFDDFVLGSVPSTDEVHGAVSAIQQVFDSGPYSQYVRDRFSPYVDKDLTDQVKNASNLLPRVSSSGSEMDWIEPAVHLCNSGALQPYERVCDAFHLLQRDPSVQRMVISLSSDKAVWDAVLNNEVVKELRESCQAGCLPIKQRSMTFWSIIILAYLRRLILTKVLVWAGPQFLNLFPCHHFAISRLLV; the protein is encoded by the exons ATGAGAAGAGGTTCATTCGGTGGCATGGGAGGTGGGAGCAACAGCATGTTTAGGACTCTCGGTCGGTCGGTCATCCGAGCTGGCGGTGCCGGCGGCGGCGGGTTTCAAGAATCCTTCGCTGCTTCCTCTAATTCCTCTCCTACTTCTCCCAGAAGTGCCTCTGGCTCTGGCCACAAGCTCAGCTCTAGCCAccagctttctctctcctctgctgCTTCGCCCTTCACTCCATGTAACACCGTCCCTGTATCTGCCGCTTCTGGCGTGGCGACGTGGCTACCATTTGCCCCTTCGTCCGAGGTCGATGATTACGAGTGGGTGTACGGTGACGGGAATGAAGACGAAAGGAGGAGCCTTCACTTCGATGATTTTGTTCTTGGGTCTGTTCCTTCCACCGACGAGGTTCACGGTGCCGTTTCTGCTATTCAACA GGTTTTTGATTCTGGGCCATACTCTCAGTATGTCCGGGACAGATTCAGTCCATATGTGGACAAGGATTTAACAGATCAGGTGAAAAACGCCTCTAATTTGCTGCCTCGAGTTTCTTCTTCTGGATCAGAGATGGATTGGATAGAGCCTGCTGTTCATCTTTGTAACTCTGGAGCATTGCAACCTTATGAACGAGTATGCGACGCTTTCCACTTGCTGCAGAGGGACCCATCTGTTCAG AGGATGGTTATTTCACTGTCATCAGATAAAGCTGTCTGGGATGCTGTTTTGAATAATGAGGTAGTCAAGGAGCTCAGAGAATCATGCCAAGCAG GTTGTTTACCAATAAAGCAGAGAAGCATGACTTTTTGGTCCATAATAATTTTGGCGTATCTTCGTCGGTTGATTCTGACAAAGGTGCTAGTGTGGGCAGGTCCGCAATTTCTGAACTTATTTCCCTGTCATCATTTTGCCATATCCCGGTTACTTGTCTGA
- the LOC115742712 gene encoding 60S ribosomal protein L15-2, producing MGAYKYVSELWRKKQSDVMRFLQRVRCWEYRQHPSIVRVTHPTRPDKARRLGYKAKQGYVVYRVRVRRGGRKRPVPKGIVYGKPTNQGVTQLKFQRSKRSVAEERAGRKLGGLKVLNSYWLNEDSTYKYFEVILVDAAHKTIRKDPRINWICNPVHKHRELRGLTSAGKKYRGLRGKGHTHHKARPSRRATWKRNNTLSLRRYR from the exons ATGG GGGCTTATAAGTACGTGTCGGAGTTGTGGAGGAAGAAGCAATCAGACGTCATGAGGTTTCTGCAGAGGGTGAGGTGTTGGGAGTACCGCCAGCACCCTTCCATTGTGCGTGTCACTCACCCCACTCGCCCGGATAAGGCCCGTCGCCTGGGTTACAAGGCGAAACAG GGCTATGTGGTCTATCGAGTACGTGTAAGGCGTGGTGGGAGAAAAAGGCCTGTTCCTAAAGGTATTGTGTATGGTAAACCCACAAACCAAGGTGTCACGCAGCTGAAATTCCAGCGCAGCAAGCGTTCCGTTGCAGAGGAGCGTGCTGGGAGGAAATTGGGTGGTCTCAAGGTCCTCAATTCCTACTGGCTTAATGAG GATTCTACTTACAAATATTTTGAGGTTATCTTGGTTGATGCTGCACACAAGACCATTCGCAAGGATCCAAGAATCAATTGGATTTGCAACCCTGTGCACAAGCACAGGGAGCTTCGTGGACTCACTTCTGCTGGGAAGAAGTACAGAGGCCTGCGTGGAAAGGGGCACACGCATCACAAAGCACGACCTTCCAGAAGGGCCACTTGGAAGAGGAACAATACCCTCTCTCTGCGTCGTTACCGCTGA